The genomic window taaaatataggtatattgattgtcaaaacatgaaacaatatacaatatttatataaaataatatgtattataaatactacaaaaaaCTGGACAATCCTGTTTAAAACAGGACATTTGGTCACCCTATATTGTAAGTTCTCTAGCTGGAGATTTATGACTTACCGTTGAGCACGTGGACGAACACCGTGGCCGTGTTGGCGTTACTCGGCTGACACGTGTAGTTTCCAGTGTCGGATAGTCCTGCTTTGGTGACCAGCAACCGACTGGTGGTACCCGACTCGGTTTTCTCCGTTTCCAGACTGATTCCGCCGCGACCGCGAGGCGAGTCGAAATCCACTACCTTGGTGCCGTGCAACCACACCACCGAACTGGGCGGCGTCGAGTGCACGTTCACCGAACACGTCAGGCTGATGGTGCTGCCCTTCTTCACGAACACCTCTGGGGGACCGTGGATATTGGCTTGAGCCGCTGTGGACGgcagaaaaacaaataaacgaaaaatcaTAAGTCAAATCGGTTCATAGGTACGTAACGATACGGTTATATTTTCGCGAGCTGCCGATAGGTACTcgagtttataatattgttaatttagtCGTTacgaaaaatacaatattgtgtatGATATAGTACGTTTGGTTTATCGATTGGACTAGAACGTTTAAACTCGACGtctagtatagtatatttttttccattacgctataatatttcttttacccTAGATGGTGTACATAACCTCTTTTTCCAagaaatcagttttttttccgTTATCTTGTGTAAAcataactacatttttttaaattttttattttcgttctgTCTTAGTGATAATTTATACTGACTGATATGAATACGTTATGTCGATCGCGTGAATTGATCCCCATAGTATCAACCTGCATTATCATCGTTCGTTCGTGGAAGTATCTACGTTCTTTAAGCGatacaaatagttaaaaatgctAATAGATGATAAAGTATCAGCTTATTGACTTTTTCAGACAAACTCTATTATAATGCAGTTTTGTCTTTCAATacaatggaaaataaatatgtgcAAACACTTAagacgagtataatatactctattaatataatataatattataatatctaaattaataaccGTATAAATAGCAAAATCCTCTATACACATTTGTAATAAGTGTAGTATATTGTTAATgtctaatataataccataaagTCATATAcccataattatttcaatatagttttatgGTAACTATGCATGTTCaaattatttggtatattaaaataggtactatacaatTTCATCAACCTGTTATTATCCCAATTATACGAGATAACATATTTATCTATAGAACGATTCAAAAATAGtttcaagttattatttataaattctcagataactatatattttcattttacaacACTCGAAATATGTCATATGCTCGTTTATTTTGCGCACGCtgaaatgtattcaaataatcaaattgcAACGTTTAAATAACGCCAAAGCAGCGTTTGTTAAGCACAGAGTACGCTACAATGGCAATTTCATTGTGCTTCAGTATTATATTGACGCAAGAACAGGAAAAGCAATTTACACATAtgcacaaatatattattatagcagaaatttacacaaaatatgaGACAAATCTAAACtacctatactatacaatattatatatctagttTCACAAAAGCATTAACTATCTTTGAAAAGTTGAAATTTgaccaacataatattataagattcataaatttgaatatacaaatcatgaatatatttataatgtactcATATATGCATGAATTAAAGCAATCCAATCCCATCAAAAATTCCTGAAGcccataaaatatttccaactTATCTTCGTTAACAGAAGGAActgtatcattttaatattaggtattgttAATGACATAACGTATTCAGGAATATTTCTACCCTCCCCTCAGATTTTTAACGATATACTTTACGCCTATGTTTGCACTTAAAAATGAACTAGATTTTTtagaattcaaaaatttttgaatgtgTGTGAACTGACTTGTAgctatataatcataataaaaaatttactcaCTTATTTTTTACGTGCACAATTAATTCTGAAAGCCATTTTGAgagatataaaaacatttttaacggTCTACTTTGCAGAAAATTGTTTCAAACAAGTATCGAGTTAATTATGGTAAGAATacagtaatacatttattattattatattttttttctatttgtttgttagttttatttttaagttaggtatataacatattgcacatccaaataataaattaggtaataattatattttaaagaacttaaccattatttttttatttatttacttattttattttgttcaacaTTTTGGgtctacttatatattactagtgttctataacgtaatattttttgtttcaagaGTATTTGTCTCaagtttattgtatacaatatacataataaatatttttttatattgcctATATATATGGgcaagattaaaaaaataatttataaaatttaaaattttattatgattttactttacttctcttaaaataaataaaataatatagtcaataaaatagtaactttaaataaacaataactataattattatcttataataattcttggcttttataattttaaaattcttcagtactaatctattttttttttatatatatagttataataaagtttattgcattggattttttttttttaatcatataaaataatataataaaagctatatgtgttttaattgtaactagcatttaaactataaagaaTACGCGTATAAAGTAATTgactattatacaattaattaactaatttagtctacattttaaataaaatattaagcatttataatactttctCCTAGACAGCTGgagtaataaaactaataattttattttttttataacatcttaatattaatatttttattaagattaaaataacaataaatattgtattcctagtggaataaaaaatacaaaaaagttaagatttattatactaatgcaATCATATTGTGAATAAATAGCataatttttgtgtaaaattaacatttgttacgcattttaactttatactgattatattttatagtttattaaataaaatgaaacattttaaatatatattattttattctataattaatgaagaacataatataagttttaattaaatcgaaatgtttactttaaagtttacgataggtattacctataaagaattgtttataactattttatttttcatagaaaATGTTTCTTGGTTGAGTTTATCCTAGTTATTTTTGGAACAAAAGTTCAAATAGCTCTATATTTGAGAAtagttaatttgtatttgtttcatGATGTACTAACAattttagaatacatttttttacacactatataataaaactgaagtaataaaaagtttgttttgtttaagttatggacagtttttaatttaaaaaataaatttgttttcatttagaAAACTCTACTCTAAATACTTACTGATAGTATCATTATCACCAAAAAACACTCCGTATTTACctaatttgttatagtttagAACTATAGTACTACACTGTTATTTATTGAAGAAGGACATTGACAAATAATGTGTCAACAGTTAttgaatataggtaggtataatacagtCCTTCTCTACAATATAAAACCATCATTTTCtttcaaattgaataaaaaaaaaaaaaaaaataccatacacgtatatattatattataatattcatctatgaattttcgttttttgacaatatagagtatcattgtattctttttttttctttttacattcaaacatacaataaacatatattctaaagtataaaaatgactACTGATAAATGATTcttcagtaataataatatgattgtatgaatatttatttgtgaGCTGTGATACGAAaacaaatgataaatcattgaagtcttaataaaaattaagtttacttATTGTAACATTGAAAATTGgttatttcaatacaaatgtattaaattgtggtttttgtttttatgatattaattttatttttttaatcagaacataaataaatttattcttgaaacgtatatgatattttttatgttacactagttattctaattattatttaattttgaatagtaGCCAGACCTATTACcgctataattattcaaataagtaagatacaaatttgatataagacattaatattataaatgaaatattgtacTATGCATATTTTAGACGTAAGtgcatataaatgcatatcattaaattttatgttttcattaCAAATCtaggaaaatattatgaatttaattaaatgtgaattaaatttaaaatgtacctttTAAACctctcacattttttttatgcttataAGATTgtgaagttataattttaactattgaaagctaatatattcaattgttattaattaaatagattatatatctttactgtttgaaaaaaaaaaaatattagtttttactttttagtattgttgtaattttatgtaaaatatttatgaagttttcaactaaaataaaaaataatacattattacgatttgtatttaataagaaaaaaaaattattttatttttatttaaagtatgacgttcatattaagtttaaattaatttaaattaattttatttataatcaaataaaaaataaaatttatctgtattttaaactatatctaatttttggagttctatattataatattaataatttacaccaacattaaaatgtttgaaaataatataatatagtatcatattaattaataactattaaatgtaCATAGTTTTTTCCTCAAATACTTCAATAGTAAATGCTAATGgtcataaatgataaatgtgtagaagtacctatattttaaaaaagtcaaattaatttaaaataagactaAGAAGGTTTCTTTCGAATTATTGATAtgagattaaatataaaaagtgataatgaacaattaatttttaaataataatgaattagatACATGGGGTTATAAAAATGcacagatatattattattgttttattaaaaataatatcgaaatATTAAAGTAGAGTGTAGTTAATGATAGCTGGGATATTAAGTGGTTGATTATTTTGACTTTGATGATAGAGGATCGTAAcacttaaattatgtttacaacaataataattatataatttattattcagtgatttaatatgtaaacgCAGTGGTTATTACGgcgtaattgaattattttgctaacgaatgtaatattaatatacatacatatatatgtatttaacaaCTAATTACATATGctaaaatatcatacatacatttaaaattgattttttatacgtaCTACCTTCGACGTTCAGTTGCACAGCTAAATTGATCTTAGGTTCGGTGTTCACCTGACACTCGTATATGCCAGCATCTCTTTTTTGCACAAATTCTACCTTCAAATCCCATTGTTCGCTATTTTCTGGATGCACGACACTGAAACGTCCGTCTCCAGTATATGTGTGGATGCTAGATGTCAATATGTGCAAGTCTCGTTTTCGCATCCATGAAACCTGCaatcaaacaatatacaaggttacaattattaaaacgttGATATCGTGAACAAAATCCGAAACTAATTCCAACGAGAATAAGACACAAATAAACGAAtgaccaaaaaataaataaatacaaaataaaataacaacttcAATGAAAAACGAAACGTAATTTCCCTGCCTCGCACGGCGACGGCAACGTCGACGCTCATTATTCGCTATCAATCAAACGGATTACGGACGTTCCCTCCGCTTTCcaccatttataaataaatcactaaGACCTACCAAAATATTAAGTGCCTTATCTCTTGAAATATACGAGACTTTAAAGATCACTGTTATTTAGGAATTTTTCACTCGGCGATATTTCCCCtcaaataaatgaatacagCCGTGGCAACTAGCAATGAATCAAACTATTCACCACCATTGCACCGttatataatgatgtataatgATGTTGTCAGTAAGagttaaattcaaatacattGACCagctcatattttattgttagtaaGAAAAGAAACACCACGGAGCATAACTAATTtccgttataaataatattataattttattgtattaacctGACAAAAATAGATAGGAGTTCATGCATTTTTTGACctgatttgtttataatttattaatctaaaCAAACGAGAGAAACATTGTTCGaatgcttaataataatttcatttttaataaaaccgatctatttttatacatcatgaaactattttatagtatattatgtacaataaaataccaaGCATACTTAgccacattattattttaaactaatcatTGACATTTAGTTTTTcagaattttcaattatagataggtatttaaatatcatacttTGAAATACTTATATCTTTTATAAGGTAagaatcacttttttttttttagaaatcgttacacgcatttttttttgttattgaccGTATTAATGATTCCAAACTGAAATTTTAACTACTAATTATTGAGTTTTTAGTGTTGttacattttgtatactttAAGGATAGTCCATGAATAATGATCAAATTGAAGCTATaaagataacaataattatatcaataaatattcatcttctaacattttttaatttataaacgttttacaaatataataaataggtgcTATTGTAAGTACTAGACTAAATACGAAACGGATACATAACATTAACACattgacattataataattacataatatattttattttttaaaaacgataattgTTCAGTGTTCTAAtgctgaattaaaaaaaaaaatcaaaattgaattaaaaaaagttgtttctcatttgaaaaaaaaaaatataagtttgatcataatagaaaaacttttaaatataattaaagatataagtattttcaaatacgATCTTTAAAGAAtgcattcaaaaatattttatcttaataattctaagaattaaaaatgcaataattgcTTTATTAATGGATAAACGAGGGTTTGGTGTTTAGTGAATCATCCtgtatgtatgatattatatttacctactgTAAAATGTGagccattattatttttttggtaggTAGGTAGAGAAAAATGATAtccgtgaaaaataaattggtgaaCAAAGCCAGTATTAAGGGGTGACGTAAAAACTGTTTgcaaataattgtttcaaaaaaatgtacaaggcGTATTCTCTCTGTGTatagtagttttattttttattattacgattactAAGggtatcaaacaaaatatgaattcCATAACTTGCGTATGGCATGCAGATTTCCCATACAATCTAAACatcaaaagaaattatattaatgttttttttgtccTAGAATTTGGGTTTGTATGTTAAATCATAACCGTAATTTATTCAACGACGGCGCATATATGGTACgcgtacaataaaatattatctgcgAAGTAAAAacgctatttaaaaatttctaatataaGATTGTcattgtttaaactttaaagaacAAATAGTTCTTGTATTtaactgataaatttatttataacacaatttAGCTTTGATTTTcagttaaataagaaaaatataatgtaaagacATATTTAagcct from Aphis gossypii isolate Hap1 chromosome 1, ASM2018417v2, whole genome shotgun sequence includes these protein-coding regions:
- the LOC114122389 gene encoding zwei Ig domain protein zig-8-like isoform X1; the encoded protein is MHILYAAALFLMLTLCLIDNASSNVSMEPSSTIQNIQPMSQKEMPVQRPLFDDVSPHNVTAVVGQTAILHCRVKHVSDRTVSWMRKRDLHILTSSIHTYTGDGRFSVVHPENSEQWDLKVEFVQKRDAGIYECQVNTEPKINLAVQLNVEGTAQANIHGPPEVFVKKGSTISLTCSVNVHSTPPSSVVWLHGTKVVDFDSPRGRGGISLETEKTESGTTSRLLVTKAGLSDTGNYTCQPSNANTATVFVHVLNGEHPAAMQHGEHGAGSKLVAWSWTLTMAAFALSYR
- the LOC114122389 gene encoding zwei Ig domain protein zig-8-like isoform X2 encodes the protein MHILYAAALFLMLTLCLIDNASSNVSMEPSSTIQNIQPMSQKEMPVQRPLFDDVSPHNVTAVVGQTAILHCRVKHVSDRTVSWMRKRDLHILTSSIHTYTGDGRFSVVHPENSEQWDLKVEFVQKRDAGIYECQVNTEPKINLAVQLNVEAAQANIHGPPEVFVKKGSTISLTCSVNVHSTPPSSVVWLHGTKVVDFDSPRGRGGISLETEKTESGTTSRLLVTKAGLSDTGNYTCQPSNANTATVFVHVLNGEHPAAMQHGEHGAGSKLVAWSWTLTMAAFALSYR